In Bacillus sp. S3, the sequence TAAAGATGCCTGTCCCCGGATAAGCAAAAGCTTTTGCGCATCCGGGGGCAGGCACAGATTTTCTTAGTCTCACACAGTGATGATAACTTTTCCTTGTGCGTGACCTTCTGCAAAATACCTGAAGGCATCGGGTACTTCATTCAACTTGTATTTTCTATCAATTACAGGATTTACTTGGCCGGTTTCAAGTAGTTCTTTCAAGTATACCAAATCACTTTGGTTTGCCCTTTGCAAAAATGTCCCCATTTTCTTCCCGCCAGTCTTTGAAATCAAAGGTCCGAGGACCATAGCTTGGAACATTTGTGCCCCGGAACCGCCAACATGAACAAAAATGCCATTGGGAGCTAAGGATCGCTTATAAGCCGAAATCGAATGATGTCCATTTACTCCTAAAATCAGATCATACCTCTCCGCTTTTTGGGTAAAATCCTCTTTTGTATAGTCAATCACATGGTCCGCCCCAATTGCCCGCAAAATGTCTACATTTCTTGTGCTACACACACCCGTAACTTCTGCCCCGAATGATTTGGCGATTTGTACAGCGAAAGTCCCGACACCACCAGAAGCGCCATTAATCAATACCTTATGTCCCGACTGAATCTTGCCTTTATTGCGTAGACCTTGTAAAGCCGTAACCCCTGCCATTGGCACCGCTGCTGCCTCTTCAAATGACAGTTTGGCCGGTTTTAGTACTAATGCAGTTTCGGGTACCGCTGTATACTCGGCGAAACCGCCCCAACCACTACCGGAAAGGTCACCGAACACCTCATCACCTGGTTGAAATTGCTTCACATCTTTGCCGACGGCTTCCACCACTCCTGCAATGTCACCGCCTGGGATGGAGTATTTCGGTTTTAGAAGACCGAACGCAAAACGGGCTAAGAACGGTTCTCCTTTTAAAAGAACCAAGTTCCCATAATTTAAGGATGCTGCATGGATTTTTACCAAAACTTCCTGATCATTAGGGACGGGCTTTTCAACTTCTGTCCATTCAAGAACATCAGGTGGACCATACTTATTGGAAACGATCGCTTTCATGCAAATTCCTCCTACTATATTCAATTAGTCTATTGGGATACCTAATAAATATCGTAAAAGAACTGACAAAAGAACCATCGTTGAAAAATAATAAAGAAATAATAGGTCTTTGGTCAGTTTTGTTGGAGTTGTTGGACAGCCAGATCTGCTTGACACGACTCCGAATGATGCCCTATTATAAATCGGAAATCAATCGGAGTCTCGGCAGACATGTAGATTAAAAATTTTAAGTGGGGTGTTGCTTGGTGACGAATAGTAGAAAGAATCGTAAGGTTGATGGCTTTTTAAAAAAGGCTAAAAAGTGGAAGGAAGAATTTGAGGCGTTGAGAAATATTGTTCTTGATTGTGAGCTGAATGAAGATATCAAGTGGATGCACCCTTGTTACATGTTTGAGGACAAAAACATTGTTTTAATCCATGGATTTAAAGAATATTGTGCGCTTCTGTTCCACAAAGGTGCCTTATTAAAGGATCCACATGGGATTCTAATCCAGCAAACGGAGAATGTACAGGCGGCGCGCCAAATTCGGTTCACTAATCTTCAAGAAATAGTTGCAATGGAAACGATCGTGAAAGACTATATTTATGAAGCCATAGAAGTGGAAAAAGCCGGTTTGGAAGTGCCTTTTAAAAAGAATATAGAATTCGTTATTCCTGAAGAATTACAAAATAAATTCGATGAAATCCCTGCCTTGAAAACGGCTTTTGAAGCATTGACGCCGGGAAGGCAAAGAGCATACATTCTTTATTTTTCGGGGGCCAAACAATCCAAAACTCGAGTGTCAAGGATTGAAAAATATATGCAGCAAATTCTTGATGGAAAGGGATTAAATGATTAGTATATTCGGTGCTGAGAGGTATTATAAGGGTAAGTAACATGGTAGCCTTGAATATAGGTTTCCCTGTTACTTTACACTGGTAGGTAAGTATTTCAATAAGGCTCTTTTCTAAAAAAGATTGTTGCTTTTTTTTAATTCGCCGAAAAAGTGGTTAGATTCGACGATATATTTGAAAATTCGCCGATATATTGCTTGGAATCGCCGATAAACTTAGAAAATTCGCTGATAAATTATAATAGTTTTTAAAAAAGAATAAAATTACCCTTTTTATGAGAATGAACGCGATCAATAACATTATTCTTTACGAAAACAGTTTTCAATTAAAATCAACCACGCTTAATCATTAAATTTGTACCAACTTCATTAAATCGAAAAGATAGATGTAACGAGTTTATTTTTGAAGAATAAAAAAACCACTCAGAGTGGTTTTTTAATCGCGCATTGCTCCTGCCTCCCGGGAAGTCATTGCACCTTGTCCTTCGCTTACATCTTTTTGAATTTCTTGTTTTACTTTTTGTGCATCAGTCCCGGCAAATTCCGGTTTCATCACTGATCCCAAATTCTCTTTAGCTTGTTGATCCTGTTGCATATAAGTCCTCCTCAAATTTATTTAACAATCTTATCATTCCCATCCTGCTCGATGAAATGCTTTAACGGGCAAGATAGTTGAATGCTGTTATTAATTGTTGTAATATTCAGATTACCATTAACCATACTGTATATAACCTTCAGGAGGAAGATTTACATGCCATTAAAAGTAGGAGATATTGTAACGTTTCAACGGACCTTTACGGTAAGGGATGTTGAATTATTTACAGAGATTTCAGGTGATGAAGGGGTACATCATAGAACTCCAGATGAACAGGGACGGCTTGTCATACAGGGATTATTAACAGCAACCCTGCCAACAAAAGTTGGGGGAGATGCAAACGTGCTGGCCCGTACAATGAATTTTGAGTTTTTAAGACCTGTGTTTACGGGGGATACCGTCATTTGTAAAGTGAAAATTGAAAAATACGAAAGGAAAGAAAATAATCGAACAGCTATTATGGCATCCTTTTTATGTGAAAATCAGCATGAAAAAGAAGTATTAAAAGGGAATTTTTCCGGTGTCATACTTTAAATTCCTTATACTTTCTTCCACTAACGGTACAATGGTAGAGGCGGGCTTATTTCACTTCTCTTAAGCCCTTCTCTTCATGAATCTCTCGAATACCTTCTTCGCAAGCCCCTAAGGAACGCCAAGAGCATGTTTCACAGACCACTTGAATATCGGATGGGATGACATGCTTCCGGATATGAGACTCAATATCCTCCCATTTCAGAATTTGCCCGATTTTAAGGTTCATTTTGTCTAAAATAACGGCATCTCTTTCATAGATCTGGACGTCTTGACAATGGTATTCACCTGAGTTGGGATACTTTTCACACAATTGGTCAGGTCCCTTTACAAGTAGAATTAACGTTTTTGGGTTGTTTCTTAAAGTTTGATGCAAACGTGTCATATTTTTCACATATTCTGGGGAATACCCCATTCCCCGATAGCCTAGAAGACAAAACAGATGATGTCCGCGCAGCTTATACATAATTTTCCCCCCTGTGTGTTTAAACACTTTTGCTTTGAAAGTAAACTAAAATTTTTATTTGGTTAACATCTATGTTATCTATCATAACACATGGTGATAGATGGATTGGAAACTTTTCAAATATGTTAAAAGTTTATTTCGAACCCTGTTTTTTGTTTAAAAATTCACAGTAAGTTTAGAAAAGAGTAGAAAATATAGTAAGATGGTATATATCGTCACATAGGAGTGGAATTAGAAGAATGAGCATCGATTTGCTTACAAAGCTCGAGGAAGAAAAGGATCAATGGATATTCAGGGCGATTAACCGATTTCATAAAGATTTCTTGCGTTTTGACGGAGAAATGCAAGATGAGTTAACAGCAGTGAAAACACCGGAAAATCAGATCATGCAGATTAAAAATATACTGTACAGCATTTACAAACAGAAGAAACTTGATTTGGAACGGATGGAAAAAGAAATAAAGCGGATCAAGGAAAGGATTGAGGAAGCTGAGCAGGGTTATCACAATCTGACCATGGCCGCTCAATATGTACAAGAGGAAATTATTCACTATGAAGGACTGTTAACGGATGTAGGTCAAATCCAATTAGAAAAGTTCACGTGCGAATTATACAAGAAATTTCAATTTGATCCGAAAAAAGCTCAAGTTGTGGTGAAGGAGAGGAAAACGAGTAAGCTGAATGAAAGCTTCAATGAGGCGGAATGGGAAATGACGGAGTTTTATAGGGAGCAGCTGGAGGAGATTGCTAGAAAGATAAAACAAATGTTGCCTTATGCGGGTCGCTCCTTACTGTTTGATTTCCAATCCAACCCGCCGTTAATGGTCCTTTCCTTGAAACATGGCCGAGGTTTGGATCGATATTTCGTACCGAAGAATTTTGAAGAGGATTATAAGATTGTACGGGATACGTTAAACGAAAACAACACCATTGTTTACGATTATTATAGAGACCAATTGAATCATTTTAAACAAAAGGCAAAAAAAGAACTCATGCAGCTGAGTGGTGGTAAAAAGGAGCACCGATGCATGGTTTTAAAAAGTATAGAAGAAAAGCAAGCGGAAAAAGCGCAAATCGAAAAGAGCATAGCAGCATTAGAAGAAAAACTTTCCAGGGCTCTTTGGGAATGGAATCACGAGATGGAACGGCCGCAGAAGCTGGATGAAATTTTAAAGGAAGAGTTTGTGAAGGCAGTTTCGGAATGGCAGGAGAAATTGTTCGCCAAAGAGACGACAGATGTAGAACGATGGGTATATCATCAATACAGCCAGTTGATTTTAATACAAGCAGAAAGGATTATTGGACATGAGTACACCTAATACGATCGTGGATGAAAAATACAACGAGACGATTCAATCGTTGAAAAAAATCAATAACCTTTTATTTTATGATGAATTAAAGAATCTATTAAAAGAACGTGAACAAACGATTGCCCAATTGAATGAGGAAGTATACGAGTCTGTTGAAAATATGCAGAAATCGTTGAAACGGTTTCCAATAAATATCAGTGAACAGCTGAAGGAAGAAATCATTACTCCCCAATCAGAGCTGTTTGACAGCAGCTTGCAGCATTTCAATGAGAATATCAACCTATTGGAAAAAAAGATATCCTTGTGGCATTTGCAATATCAAGAATATGTAGGGAAGACCGAAAAACTGCTGGCAGAGTTAAAAGAAATGCAGAGGAATGACTATAAGTATATTGAATTGAAAACTGAAAAAGTGCAGGAGGCCATTCGGTCCTCTCAGGAGCAGATCCATGTTCTGTTAACAAAAGAGATGAATGAACAGGCATCCATCACGAATGTAAAATTTGAATCCGTTAGTGAAAGGTTATCCTATATTATTAAAAACTTTAGCGCTGTAGAAGCTAATCTTATGGCGATGGCTGAGGAATGGAACATACAGCAACAGCACGATCAAAAGGAATTTCAAGTGAAATGGGAAGAAAAATGGATGCTGCATGAGGATAACTCGAAGAAGAGAGAAGATCTTTTTAAAAAGTGGCTCATTGGTCTAGCAGTCGGGCAAGGGGTTTCCATTTTATTATTGTTGGTGTTTTTTCTTTTTAAATAAGGATGCTTTACGGTCAGACCCCCGACGCGCTAACGCTTTAGTGCGCTGGGGGTCCTTTTTTATTGGGCGGAAACTGAACGTGAGTAAAATAATTTTTTTAGGCTAACGATGGAGAGAGTTGATCTATTTTAGGATTTCATCTTCCTATTTTGGAACAAGAGAATTGCCCCTTACTAATTAACCAACAACGGCTCACCTGCTTCATCAAATGCGTGCTTATAGTCAAACGCAAAAGGGGTTGGTCCATGCTGAATATAATAGTTGTATCTCTTGAAAGCCTCCTCCCAGGATACATCCATCACCTTCTCCGTCCACCACACCACATATGTAGGTTGTTTCTCTTGATGAGGGTCGATCCACTTGTTTCTGTCTCGTAAGGCTTGTTTATGCTTGCCTGAATAGGTAAAACGATATAATGACTGAAGGTTTTCCCATACTGTTAGTGTCAGAACAGGAGGACCCTCCCCATTGATCGCTTCCTTAGGGAATGCCACTCTATCAGATGTAAACTCCTTTATAAGCTGCCCTGATATAGATGCCTGCCGCATGATTTTATATCCCACTTCAAAAAACTCACGTGAGGCAGGATGTTCATATGGATGTTTTAGACTGCCAACAGTATAGATTGCAACAAAAGCCATAATAATCTCCCCATTTTACACTTTTTACCTACTTATATTCAAGAAAGACTGGACTAATTCCTGTTGAACAAAATAGCTATAATGATTAAAACTGAATTGATGATAATTTTAATGGTCAAATCATTTTGTTTTGTAGAAAAGAATGTGCCCTCAGTTTTGTGACACCCTTTGCTTCTCATTTATTTGAATAAACAACTTTTTTAGGCTAACGATATAGGGAGTTGATAAAAAAAAGGAGATGAATCGATGGAGCCATATAAAATAACTAACATGATTATAGATGATGATTTTGCTGTAGAGGAATATGTAACCGCTGAATTTTCCTACAACCAAAAAACGTATAGCCTGACATTTAAAAAAGCGGATCTTGAGATCATCAATGCCTGGGTTTTTGAGGATGGTACCTCATTTCCAGCGTTTGTCCCAGATGAAATAGTTGAATCGATTAGGGAAGAGGTTAAAAAAAGAATCTAGGTTTTTAAACGTTGTAAATATGTATACACTGGAAAAAACTAACCTATCTTCATACGGATAGGTTAGTTTCTTGACTAGACTTGTCTACTATCTTTTTTGGTTTATTTGTGCAATAATCTGAATATACAAAAAATAAAGCAAAGAGTTCTACATAAGTTATTGCTCGTGATAAGAATGATAGAAAGGAGGACAAGGGATGAATTTTGACCATCTAAAAGTATTTCATACGGTAGCACGGGAAAAAAGTTTTTCTAAAACGGCAAAAATCCTTCATATGTCACAACCGAATATCAGTTCTCAAATTCGGCAACTCGAAGAATCTTTGGACACGAAGCTATTTAAAAGGACTACTAGAAAAGTTGACTTAACCCAAGCAGGTGAGATTTTATTTCAATCAGCTGAAAAAATAATTTATATCATTCATCAAACCCAAAAAGATATTACACTCCTTTCCAATTCCACTCACGGAGTATTAAATATTGGTGCCAGTTTGACGCTGGGAGAGCATATTCTTCCCCGGATGATAGGACATTTCAAAAAGGAATTCCCCCATGTTCAAATAGTATTAGAAATTAACAATTCGGACCAGATTATTGAAAAGCTGAAGAACGAGAAAATTCATATTGGATTTGTTCAATCTATGATCAATTCCCCAGAATATCGCCAGCGTTACTTCTATGAGGATGAGCTAATCTTTATTGCTGCGAAGGACTTTATCCTGCAAGATTCGCTTGATTTTAGGAACAGCTTAAGCCCGGATGAAATTTATTCATTACCTTTTATCCTTCGAGAAGCAGGTTCGGGTACTAGACAATTAATTGAAGAGCAGCTAATCAAAGTGAATGTGTATCCTTCAAAATTGAATGTGATTCTTGAACTCGACAATACTCAGTCCATAAAGTCGGCTGTTGAAGCAGGTATAGGTATTTCGATCATCTCTAAAGCCTCTGTCCAACATGAACTATCTTTAAACACCATCCGCGAATTATCCATCCAAGATTTACAATTAAAGAGGTTTTTTTATTCCGTTTATGATGAAAAGAAATTAACACCTGCCGGCGAAACATTCCTGTCATTTATCCATAAGGATAAGGAACAATAAACATATTTTAAGATATCCGAGACCTGCTCCCTTGTCAGAGCAGGTCTCTTTTTTACTTTTATATACTACTATTGTCTAGGTCAAGAACGATTCATAAGTAATTCAGATAACTCTGATTTTATATCTGAATATAACGAATATTTAAAATTTATTGAATTATCGCGCCTGCATCCATTAGTATTAAACATGCAAGGTCAACCTATAAAGCTGGTTTCGAAAAAATGAACGAGATGGAGGGGAAATCCATGAAAGAAGTTAAAAATCGTGAAATGCAAGCTGCCGAGGTGAATGTTCAACAAACAGTCTCAGAAATGGTCAAAAAAGCAAGAGAAGCGATGAAAATCTTTCATCACTATAGCCAGGAACAGGTCGATGAAGTGGTTCAAGCTGTGGCATGGGCAATCTATAAGCCCGGTCATGCTGAACGTTTGGCTGAATTGGCCTTAAAAGATACAGGATTGGGTCGTTATGAAGATAAGGTCTTAAAAAAACGCCGGAAAACTATGGGAACCTTACGTGACCTTAAAGGAGCAAAATCGGTAGGGATCATTCATATTGACGAGGCAAAGGGAATCACTGAAATTGCCAAGCCTGTTGGGGTGGTAGCGGCTATCGTACCATCTACAAACCCGGGTGCAACCCCTGCGAATATTGCTATGATGGCATTAAAAGGGCGAAATGCCATTATTATCGCTCCTTCACCAAAAGGACATTCCACAAGTCAACTACTTCTCAACTATATACACAAAGAGCTCGACAAAATTGGTGCACCGAAAGATCTTTTTCAAGTACTCCCTGCGCCTGTAAATAAAGCGATTACAAAAGAATTAATGAATCAGGCAGATTTTTTAACGGTGACGGGTTCAGCTAACAATGTCCAAACCGGGCAGACAAGCGGGAAGCCGAACGCCTGTGTAGGGGCCGGAAATGTTGTGTCTATTGTGGATCGAACAGCAAATATTGAAGAGACCGCTCGTAAAATTTTCTTAAGTAAAACCTTTGACAATGCCACCAGCTGTTCAAACGATAACTCAGTTGTGATTGAAGCGGCAATTTATGATCAAATGATCGAAGCGCTAAAACGGCAAGGTGGATACCTCTGTAATGCGGAAGAGAAAGATCTCTTACAAGAGGCAATGTGGATTGATGGAAAAAGAAATGTTCGAACACTAGCTAAAGATCCTCATGTGATTGCACAGGAGGCAGGTTTGGCTCATCCAGATGCACAAAGGGCTACCTTTTTTATGGTGGAGGAAACTGGAATTGGAAGGGACTATCCTTTTTCCGGGGAAAAATTAGCCGTTGTCTTAACCGTGTATAAAGCTGCTAACTTCCAAGAAGCCATTAACCAAGCCAAGGAAATTTTAAATTACCAGGGCAGAGGCCATTCTTGCGGACTGCATACGACCGATGAAAAACATATGGAGCAAATAGGGTTTGAAATGGATGTATGCAGACTGTTAATCAATCAAGTTCAAGTCTATGGAAATGGCGGTAATTTCAATAATGGATTAAATTTTACGCTTTCGATGGGTGGCGGTACATGGGGCGGCAATAACATCGGAGAAAATTTATCCTATAAACATTTTCTAAATATTACAAGAGTATCTCGGATTATCCCGGAAGTAGTACCAACAGAAGAGGAATTGTGGGGAAATTATTGGAATAAATACGGCAAATAAAGCGAGGTATTACGATGAAACTATTTGAATATCAAGCAAAAGAACTTTTTAAACAAATTCAAATTCCTGTTCCAAATCGGACATTTATCGAAGATTACGATGAAATGGGGGGAGCAATCGATCAGGTGGGCTTTCCTTGTGTTCTCAAAGCACAGGTTCTGCAAGGAGGAAGGGGGAAAGCAGGACTTATCAAACTAGTAAACAATATGGAAGAAGCATCAAGCCAAGCAGAAGCGATTTTTTCAAAAGCCAAAAATATGTCCGGCCTTTTGATAGAGGAGGCCATCCAAATTGAGAAAGAGCTATATGTCTCGATTACAGCCGACCCGGTAACAGGAACGGCGATGATGATGGCTTGCGCGGAAGGCGGGATCGACATTGAAGAAATTGCAAAAAATATCCCGGAAAAAATTCATAAAATTAACATCGATCTTTCAGAAGGCATTCAGAGCTATCAAGTTCGCGGGCTGCTTTATGATATGGGGATAGAGGATCAATTAATAGGTTTAGGAACGAAGTTATTGATGGATTTATATCATGTTTTTAGAAAAAATGAAGCAGAGTTAGTGGAAATAAATCCATTGATTGTCACAAAGGACGGAAAATTAATAGCGGGAGATGGGAAAGTAACCATAGATGATAATGCCTTATTTAGACATCCCCAGTTTCAGCTGACAAGGGCCTATTACGAAAACGATGCAGAATATGAAGCTGCAAAGGAGGGAATCCCCTATATCCAGTTTGATGGAGATATTGGATTAATGTGTGCCGGAGCCGGTTTAACTAACACGGTATTTGATCTCGTAAATGATTATGGAGGAAGCGTTGCCAATTATTTAGAGTTTGGCGGTCCGAACTATCATAAGGCAAAAATGGCCATGGATATTATGATGAAAAATGATATTAAAGTATTGTTAATTGTTACATTTGGGACGATTGCAAGAGCTGATGTCATGGCGGAAGGAATTGCGGAAGCCATTAGAGAACTGCAGCCTCCATTTCCAATTGTTGCCGCGATTCGAGGTACTGGCGAGGAACAAGCACATAAGCTGCTGCGGACTGTCGAAATTGAACCATTAATTGATACGGAGCAAGCAGTCATTAAAGCGATTGCACTTTCAGGAGGTGTGAAACGATGAGCATCATTCTAGACCAGTCTACACGTGTAGTAGTACAGGGGATTACCGGGAAGGAAGGCAGCTTCTGGACGAAACATATGCTGGATTATGGGACAAATGTTGTAGCAGGTGTAACACCGGGAAGGGAAGGCAAGTATGTTGAAGATGTCCCAGTATTTCATACCGTAAAAAGGGCCGCAAAGAATATTCCGATTGATGCATCCCTGTTGTTTGTCCCGCCACGATTTGCCAAAGAGGCATTATTTGAAGCGCTTGATGCCGGAATTAAAAAAGTAGTGATATTGTGTGACGGTATTCCATTACATGATGCCATTCAAATGAGAAAGGCAGCTATGAGCGCTGGTGCCATGGTGATTGGCGGAAATACTTCA encodes:
- a CDS encoding NAD(P)-dependent alcohol dehydrogenase, with the translated sequence MKAIVSNKYGPPDVLEWTEVEKPVPNDQEVLVKIHAASLNYGNLVLLKGEPFLARFAFGLLKPKYSIPGGDIAGVVEAVGKDVKQFQPGDEVFGDLSGSGWGGFAEYTAVPETALVLKPAKLSFEEAAAVPMAGVTALQGLRNKGKIQSGHKVLINGASGGVGTFAVQIAKSFGAEVTGVCSTRNVDILRAIGADHVIDYTKEDFTQKAERYDLILGVNGHHSISAYKRSLAPNGIFVHVGGSGAQMFQAMVLGPLISKTGGKKMGTFLQRANQSDLVYLKELLETGQVNPVIDRKYKLNEVPDAFRYFAEGHAQGKVIITV
- a CDS encoding YdeI/OmpD-associated family protein, with translation MTNSRKNRKVDGFLKKAKKWKEEFEALRNIVLDCELNEDIKWMHPCYMFEDKNIVLIHGFKEYCALLFHKGALLKDPHGILIQQTENVQAARQIRFTNLQEIVAMETIVKDYIYEAIEVEKAGLEVPFKKNIEFVIPEELQNKFDEIPALKTAFEALTPGRQRAYILYFSGAKQSKTRVSRIEKYMQQILDGKGLND
- a CDS encoding MaoC family dehydratase N-terminal domain-containing protein, which translates into the protein MPLKVGDIVTFQRTFTVRDVELFTEISGDEGVHHRTPDEQGRLVIQGLLTATLPTKVGGDANVLARTMNFEFLRPVFTGDTVICKVKIEKYERKENNRTAIMASFLCENQHEKEVLKGNFSGVIL
- a CDS encoding DUF1284 domain-containing protein — protein: MYKLRGHHLFCLLGYRGMGYSPEYVKNMTRLHQTLRNNPKTLILLVKGPDQLCEKYPNSGEYHCQDVQIYERDAVILDKMNLKIGQILKWEDIESHIRKHVIPSDIQVVCETCSWRSLGACEEGIREIHEEKGLREVK
- a CDS encoding DUF3291 domain-containing protein, encoding MAFVAIYTVGSLKHPYEHPASREFFEVGYKIMRQASISGQLIKEFTSDRVAFPKEAINGEGPPVLTLTVWENLQSLYRFTYSGKHKQALRDRNKWIDPHQEKQPTYVVWWTEKVMDVSWEEAFKRYNYYIQHGPTPFAFDYKHAFDEAGEPLLVN
- a CDS encoding selenium metabolism-associated LysR family transcriptional regulator, which gives rise to MNFDHLKVFHTVAREKSFSKTAKILHMSQPNISSQIRQLEESLDTKLFKRTTRKVDLTQAGEILFQSAEKIIYIIHQTQKDITLLSNSTHGVLNIGASLTLGEHILPRMIGHFKKEFPHVQIVLEINNSDQIIEKLKNEKIHIGFVQSMINSPEYRQRYFYEDELIFIAAKDFILQDSLDFRNSLSPDEIYSLPFILREAGSGTRQLIEEQLIKVNVYPSKLNVILELDNTQSIKSAVEAGIGISIISKASVQHELSLNTIRELSIQDLQLKRFFYSVYDEKKLTPAGETFLSFIHKDKEQ
- the sauS gene encoding acylating sulfoacetaldehyde dehydrogenase; its protein translation is MKEVKNREMQAAEVNVQQTVSEMVKKAREAMKIFHHYSQEQVDEVVQAVAWAIYKPGHAERLAELALKDTGLGRYEDKVLKKRRKTMGTLRDLKGAKSVGIIHIDEAKGITEIAKPVGVVAAIVPSTNPGATPANIAMMALKGRNAIIIAPSPKGHSTSQLLLNYIHKELDKIGAPKDLFQVLPAPVNKAITKELMNQADFLTVTGSANNVQTGQTSGKPNACVGAGNVVSIVDRTANIEETARKIFLSKTFDNATSCSNDNSVVIEAAIYDQMIEALKRQGGYLCNAEEKDLLQEAMWIDGKRNVRTLAKDPHVIAQEAGLAHPDAQRATFFMVEETGIGRDYPFSGEKLAVVLTVYKAANFQEAINQAKEILNYQGRGHSCGLHTTDEKHMEQIGFEMDVCRLLINQVQVYGNGGNFNNGLNFTLSMGGGTWGGNNIGENLSYKHFLNITRVSRIIPEVVPTEEELWGNYWNKYGK
- a CDS encoding succinate--CoA ligase subunit beta, translating into MKLFEYQAKELFKQIQIPVPNRTFIEDYDEMGGAIDQVGFPCVLKAQVLQGGRGKAGLIKLVNNMEEASSQAEAIFSKAKNMSGLLIEEAIQIEKELYVSITADPVTGTAMMMACAEGGIDIEEIAKNIPEKIHKINIDLSEGIQSYQVRGLLYDMGIEDQLIGLGTKLLMDLYHVFRKNEAELVEINPLIVTKDGKLIAGDGKVTIDDNALFRHPQFQLTRAYYENDAEYEAAKEGIPYIQFDGDIGLMCAGAGLTNTVFDLVNDYGGSVANYLEFGGPNYHKAKMAMDIMMKNDIKVLLIVTFGTIARADVMAEGIAEAIRELQPPFPIVAAIRGTGEEQAHKLLRTVEIEPLIDTEQAVIKAIALSGGVKR